The genomic interval atccacgtttcatatatttttggtccaaaatcaaaagtgccggccaacaaaaaaaagtgctgtattctgacagaatacgtctgccttagcatttgttactatggcaccaaagccgtagctccactgtgcgtcgagtatttgagatctaaaagtcatcgattattcatacattttttgttcaaaatcaaaagtgtcggccaataaaaaaaaagtgctgtcttctgacagaatacgtccaccttagcatttgttactatggcaccaaagctgtagcaccactgtgcgtcgagtatttgagatctaaaattcatcgacgattcatacattttttgttcaaaatcaaaaatgtcggccaataaaaaaaatagtgctgtattctgacagaatacgtccgccttagtatttgttactatgacaccaaagctgtagaaccactgtgcatcgtagtatttgagatcaaagtcagtcgtttcatatatttttagagctcaaatactacgatgcacagtggtgctacagctttggtgccatagtaataaatgctaaggcggacgtattctatcagaatacagcacttttattttttggccggcacttttgattttggaccaaaatggatgatgtcctttcatTATGATGAGGTTAAGTCGACCTTGATTCTTTCAAATGAatagtagtccagtcatttagtAGTTTTACCTGGAATGTTTTCAGGGAGTAATGAAAATtggtatttatacagggtgtggttttgtaaaacaacgctcatctcaggggtggtagtacacatgaaagtaatcacaagaaaaatataaataaaattgtaactaTTACTTTAACAGTAAAAAACCTCGTTCAAACGTTTCCTAAAATTTTCGAGACAGCGCTTAATACTGCCCGCACCACCCCTGCGTACCTCGCTACACCACCGAGCACATACGGCCGCCGCCCCGGGAGAGTGGGGGGACTGTCCGATAATAATACCATTTTCCCGATTTCATGGATTTttccataaaattttaaaatattgttattatattttttttggcatcagtgtcgtgtatactaccatccctgagatgggcgttgttttacagaaccacaccctgtatagatttcgatgtgctctttacgaatttcaactttgcgacctcgtatggttgccgctcgcgccgccatattggaaaaatgctgcctagtAGCAGTTTTTCTCAAATGTTTACTTTCGAATTAATTTTATGACAAAACATGCTTAgagaaactaaaattaaagaaaaatttctatttttttatgtttacataACCTTTTTGTGAAATCAATAGTTTAGGCATAGGAGTGCCGCAAAGTATACTTCtacttatattttatgcattttgACCGAAAAACTTATTTCCACCTCACCTTGAAGTAAAGTAACCGACACGGTTTTTTTTATACCTAAACACATCTAGACAGACACCCGGCAGCATGTTCAGCCAAGttcaaagaaaaagaaacaaactATTTCTATAGAAATATCAATTTTCATTActcccggaaaactttccaggtaaagccattatttttacccgactacggcaaagcaaaaggagggttatgattttgacaggctatgtatgtatgtatgtatgttcatctgttccctcgtaacttctaaactactaatcagaattcgacaaatgacatatcattagaagcgtcttaattgtccgctggttataggctataataatatggggtttcacaaaatctaatgtagcgccctctagcggacaaaacatacagagtaaataTGCCGTGAATttattaagataaatatgccgtgtttgaatatattatattactagcatttgcttgtgactttacctgtagaattcatgggctgattgcatataattcacatcttttcgttcatagcttctttactacttattagttcatcaatttaacttttgttaatattatgcgccacaaataaactttaacaccaaaatagtacaaataataaaaagtgaaaaaactaaaacccaactacgacataaaacgacgctgaaaaagtataaaacaagattttcagaatactgaactgaacaaagttgctaatgtatgtagttgcatagtaattttcatgtttggaaaaccgcagtcacacgttgttaaagtgctacggtaggaaGGTAtttgtaacgtgtgactacgcctttccaaacatgaaaattactatgcaactacattagcaactttgttcagttcagtattctgaaaatcttgttttatactttttcagtgtcgttttttgtcgtagttgggctTTATgtaccaaatgactggactGTAGTGGTTGACCACCCATCGTAGTCTCGATTATAATTTTGTGCAGTTTTCTTTCAACTTTTTGTTATACTACATTAAACCAATATGTCATCGTTTTCAGCTACATACTGTCAGAAATTAACAAACAAAACAGCTGGTTATCGCAAAAAAATCCAGTTGAATATACCGGCCAATTCTACCTTGCCGGCTCTGATGGCTACACCTACCTCGTCACGTACACTCTAACATCGACGGATAATATTACAGACTATACACCCCCAGTGCAAGGCGGGCAAGGATATGCACCAGGCAACTTGATGATATGTACTTTGGTTGGTACTTGTGGATAAACGATTGGAATGATCCTAATGATATTAGGATCctaattatattataatctGCAAAAAGTACCAGATTTAACGTAAGGACTGATGTTTAAAGTTGCTGGACTAATAACGATATCGccattttttaattaaagaaataaaaattatgtaaccTTTAACTTATAATAAGTCTCCTTTCATTTTATACCTTCAGTTTTAGGTAGCGCCATAAAAATGAGAAAGAATGATACTAATTTGTTGTTACAATACGATAAATTAGTTATGCATTCGAGTAGGACGCAATGTTAATACATACGTACTTACATctattctatacttataataaatctgtagagaggtcaattctgtacatgaaaattttcaaaataactatcagggggtgattagtgatcgatactgatgccaaaaatgcaatcagtaaagtttttgtctgtctgtctgcatgttccttatagaaacaaaaactactcgacggattttaacgaaacttggtacaattattcttcatactcctgggcaggttattgtatacctacttaggaattccgacgggaacaggaattagcgggaaaatcctttagtatgaaaaatctaaaccgcttaagttagacgcttgaaatttggcatgcaggtaccttagtaaacttaaagcttagttacaacaggatattgcaaaattcccacgggaacgggagttagagggaaaatacatttatatgaaaaattctaaaccgcgtaagatagacgcttgaaatttggcatgcaggtaccttagtaagcttaaagcttagttacaacaggatattgcaaaattcccactggaacgggagttagcgggaaaaaacatttgtatgaaaaaatctaaaccgcgtaagatagatgaagggggtaaaacgggatccacgcatacgaagtcgcgggccgctagtacatttataaaaatgaatcgcaaaatgtattggtaagcgcataactcaacaaccaGGCCAGGTCAAATCTAATCTACTTTTAAGATCacacatttttaaataacaGAAATTGTTATCCAatccaatatacagggtgtttggcggaaggtgaGACAAACTTCGTGTTGTGcatcgtgggtgtataggtaaggtcattttaagaatacaagttcgcccatttgaccctaagtaagctactttttagggttccgtagccaaatggcaaaaaacgtaacccttatagattcgtcatgtctgtctgtctgtccgtccgtccgtccgtcggtctgtccgtccgtatgtcacagccatttttttccgaaactataagagctatactgttgaaacttggtaagtagatgtattctgtgaaccgcattaagattttgatgcaaaaataaaaaataataataaatattgggggctccccatacttagaactgaaactcaaaattttttttttcgtcaaacacatacgtgtggggtatctatggataggtcttcaaaaatgatatcgaggtttctaaaatactttttttctaaaccgaatagtttgcgtgacagacgcttccaaagtggaaaaaagttggtccccccccccccccccctctaacttctaaaataagaaaatgaaaaatctaaaaaaaacatatgatgtacattactataaaaactaccaacgaaaattgttttgaacgagatctagtaagtagtttttttttagtacctcgtaaatcgtaaaccgcttattaccgcgtaatctttcatacaaataacttaaattaaaaaaaaaataatttcataaatcaatggtacggaaccctttgtgcgtgagtccgacacgcacttggctggttttttttttaattgatatttttgtttttgttaatttttttccaaaatttgatttaaaaactgcctcaattttttttcttgcgAGTTTTCAaccagtttttttatttgatattaatgacGAATATATCTAGGCACTCATTTATTAGATCTCCAATCTTTTTGCGACGAAGCCCACAGCCAAGcataatttttgtattgaaaaactaaaaactcattaaaactcatttatttctgtaaataggcttaaaaaagcacttttacacgtcccagtattaaccctaccactgcttcaggacaataaatgggccagtgctgagaagaagcagcgcaagaaactcagtcactattgtcagcctctttttcaaaggtttacatgctttaaaatgtacaaagttataaatatttatgcgagctaggcagtaacgtatcccaaacatttttatcttttaaataatcatcgactttatagtagccctttttcattaaggtacttttaatatgtgctttgaatttatgaatgggtagttctacaacagtttgtggtaatttattaaagaatttaatacattttcccataaatgaattattattaccaatcttatgcaatctgcaatttggaacggcaagtttatttttgtttcttgtattaaagttatgcaaatcgctctttttcgtgaattgctctattgAACCTAGCTCTCCTTTTTTACATTTACGTTTTTGGTGggattcaattttgaccactagtggcacttatgaacatcAATCAAACTACagtaaaaaaaaaggtagcccttaaggggcactttacatgtctccttatcttttgagcCCTACCATctcttcgagacaaacattatgggcaagtgctgagaagaaacgccggaacaaactcagtcaccagtGTCACCACTAGTTGCcagtagagatgggtagtgggtaaaaacccatttcaccctattgggttaaaactgggtgatttgggttcggtttttacccattatcatcCATTCTAGTgggtgaaaataaaaatagcatttttttatAGTAAGAAGTTGTATTCGTTGCTAAGgaggcgttctagtgttacgtaacgCAATTTGTGAGGAGAGGGGGTCTTGTAAAACGTTACGATGCGTTACAGGGGGGTTCGATTTCAAGTGTTTACGCAGAACTTTGTAGTCGGTGTTGATATTTGTAATGTCCTCAAAGAGGGAGTTTGGCATCACCAGCTGAACTTCTTGGCCTGTAAAAGCTCTTATGCTGACAATCCAGAGTAACTGTGCCAAAGTTATACTATACTTACCTACTAGCTGTGCCTGGCGTacagtcctctcaacttaagctgagaattgcatttgtgtgagtgcacaccgatagtgtagagtggcaatcggcttgaagcgcggcgcgtcccgCGCAATGTTTAAACCGGTTTATTTATAGCAAGCGGCCTGAAGCGCggccagcgttgccagacgtcccgattttggcgggacgtcccgatttttaaatcaaatttaaatgtcccgcgcgggacaggctcggtcccgcttttcggagagagacactgacttcaccagactattgtttgaaacgccatatattctaaagaataaaactttttaatttcaattttttgttttttttttcttttttcattctaaagacgaatttaacgatagagtaaatctgatttaaaatattattcttttgttaaaatacatttactatggctacttttgctatctattgtcacgtaaacgtaattttaagtcaaataaaaagataaatatttgaaaacctttgattataatatacgtttttttactatgtcccgcttttgacggaagaatcccgctattttcactcaaaaagtaccaaagtcccgacttggcgaaaaaaaaaactggcaacgctgagcgcggcgcgtccgccacgcGCCGCTTCCCTGACGCTcacatacttcacttcacccccggtactggtagcagatagacgtgtaattttatgtaattgtgttccaaatattagtgaaatggctcctactgtaagtgaatttcctgtacgaaatccattaagcagccaagtgaaagaaattttatgcaaattgaatacgtattttaaaggtgtgaacgaaaagtttttagtctgcttttattttgtaattttataaatgtttgtctttttgttgtttttgtaaggctggctggacgccctctctataaacggtgctcgcagaatatcagcgtcgaggtacttcGTGCCTTGGCAATTGGCATATGCTGACCGaggacctgtttttatttatttatttatttaaaaggatgtgtcaagtgtcgttacatcggcccaattcacttccttttaataaaacattaattttatttgtatgtgttttactaacggtacttttggcgatcactcacacaaatgcaattctcagcttaagttgataggactgtaTCTAGGGTTATTTTCCAGGGGGCCTGGCCTGgccttttattttgaaaatcggtccacaattgacggagtaatcggtgaacatacataaaaaaaacatacatacagcaAAACAtattataacctcctccttttttgaagtcggttaaaaacaatggttaacgttatagttacggtcaaagttaggtggtgtaactcagcctaactgtAACAAAGGATTCAACTTTCAAGAGATTTTGCACAATAGTAACTTGTAATTTCTtgaattttttattataattttatttataaactgaTTCTACAGGAAATATTCTCAATGTATTTCTTCTGTAGTACTATAAAAAGTTagctattgtaaataaataaacgtaacACAaaacggtcctgtgctgcccgcatcacggttcttcccgcaacctttaccagatcgtcggtccacctagtaggaggcgttcattatggaaagtcTTGGCggcctttgtccatcagtggacgtcatttggcggaaccgaacgaacgaactaacacAGAACATAATTATTTCTTTCAACTTGCTTTTATACTCGCATAGAACCAATACATTAAAAAATAccatacatataatattaagttaaattatgactaaatttaaagtttagatcacatacataacactagtttttatttcacctcaatccatccagtattaccgaagatagagcttcgagaagtttacggactttttcaAATTtacaaaaagtgacgtcacaacatgatttttcagcccccgcacgttaacccatttaccactttctgtctttttccaactaaaatataaattttacctaactgacaactgttgttagttgtcatcgttcaatcacatttcaaagtAAGCgctaaaaagtaaccattaaacagtactgtaccgttattcgaagcctttataatgagagtagtgtctgtcttttcctgtttgagtactagttttgacgtataatctgcccacgtgacttccgctccggtcccccaccgcctaagcacgcctcaattaacgacactagcgccaccaacggtagctcgaaactaggtttcgatattctcgccattggtgttttagttcccgttcgagacggtcgtagaattagctccgctagttcgcgacccatctcacaggtactagtcgtgacgtgatccaggtaaaatattaccatcataatgtaagtacttctaaattattatgtactggctgaaaacttataaaaactactgtgattacttatttcgcagtgtaatttatttttacaacggtgTTACCGTTCGGAGGTAGATTGCATTAAATCTAACtcagtgtaattttaaataattatctttcttctctagtaatacttgtacctaacggtattccgttagacgtgttttaaaagtaacattCCTTTCTAGCAATGTTTTCTTCTAACGATTTTTCGttagaaatgtttttaaaagtaacttttcttcttagcaatgttcgtacctgacggcgtgttccgttagatgtgttttaaaactaacattcctttttagcaatgtttgtgccCAGCGGTTTTTCGTTggatgtgttttaaaactaacattcctttttagctgtgttcattcctaacggtataacactcctttttagctgtgtttgttcctaacggttttccgttagatgtctttatttttaaaaggaaagaggaaatattatgtccacgtgcagaagaggagcaagagttggcgtagaggtcaaatcaaaggatggtgtggtgtaatgtgatagtcgcaagatgtgattgcttgctacaataagctgtaagtaccaacttaccaataccatttcagacatacgaattccatcggacgtattgtgttgatttataaatcaacaaaataaataaacggtaaactaccgttatcaatatgcatccggggaaagtatgaaaacttCCACTAGGTAGGGTAGCTTACCGACGTACCTACCCTACCGCCATTATGGAAGTCTAACGCATGGCTTATAACCCAAAAGTGAAGTGTGCAGTTTGTCCTATTAGGATACGgtacgtaggtataataataccttTGTGGTTTTCTTAAACTATGATTTCAGGAAAACGCTATGCTGTTACTGTGTAGATAAACAGTGAGTCTGTGTAATAAACGGTGAAGGAGATACGCAGTTTATTTGATGCTAGCGGCGTCTGGAAAATTTTTCGGCAGCAATACGATCGCAACTCTGCTCCGCAGATCGATCTGAGATTTCGTCTTATGCTAAATACCTACAGTGGAAAACTCAAACTGGCTACTCGGCAAGCTAGATGGCAGTGTAACCAAAGCGCAGCAGCATAATCCTGTAGCGAGGGTAAGTTCTCTTGGAGCAAACAGGGAAAAACCAGGAGCCAGAACCTTTTCTCCCTCATCCCACCGGGATAGGAGAAAACTCAAACACTCAAGGAGTTTCATATTGAGCCAGGCAAcgccgctcatttttatttatgtcgagaggtcttagtagggcattggtccaaaccctcttgttatccttcatcccactgggataggagattacccaaagagaatcggactcaaatcattacatttcgagccgagcaacctcgctcatttttatttacgtcgagaggtcttagggcatcgctctaaaccctcacgttatccctcatcccactgggataggagattacccaaagagaaccggactcaaattattacatttcgagccgagcaacctcgctcatttttatttacgtcgagaggtcttagggcatcgctctaaaccctcatgttatccctcatcccactgggataggagattaaccaaagagaaccggactcaaatcactacatttcgagccgagcaacctcgctcatttttatttacttcgagagatcttagggcatcgctctaaactgtcatgttatccctcatccctctgggataggagattacccaaagagaatcggactcaaatcattacatttcgagccaagCAACCTCACTCGTTTGTATTTGCGGTTAAAAGACATGAGGGCATCATCCTAAActaaatcctcataattttgaagagttatagaacccaaacgccttattccacggcaaacgaaaataagtaaagttgcCGGGTAGACATGAGGGCTTCGCCCTAAATCCGCATAACTATAAAAGGTTCTGAAATTCTATTTTGCACGGCAAAATTAAAGTGATGTTGCCGGGAGGACATGAGGGCATCGCCccaaatcctcataattttcaagggttatggaaccctaattaaaatgctttatttcatgACAAAAGTAAGCTATTTAAGACCTGCCATGGGTAAAAGGTGGAGACAGAGATCATGAGATTACGCAAAAATGACTCGATTCGTGTCAGTTTGGCTTATTTCATTACTGCCGAGATGATACGAGGGCATCGCCCTAAACCTTCAGAATCTTGAAGGATGTTAATTAATCGGGGCCGCAGCTATGCGCTCTGAATTTTTGGTACCGAACAGTTAACGCctggagaaattaaataaacttaagcctttatgcagcctctgcatagtaaagttacaactattgacctgatagtcttttaaataaggtTATACATCCATAGACGCTTGGCGGGTACCACAAAGTactgaatactaaaataagtatttttctgcctatacatacctatagtacaccgacagactcatgcaaatgttctgacggcaattgattcgcacagaaagagtcgcgacattcgcgcccttacctattggacgacttcattctggggtaactcaggacccatccttgcttcggggtcagatataacccatgcccctattgtaataaaagcatacaagtctggataataaacacaatgaagtcggtccttacctatataaaataaataaacaaataataacagtcttacaaactagtaacagtaaaaggtgaactccataaatacaaaatggTCTAACCGAGTCTCGGTTACCAAAAACATGCAGATCAAGACACGTAACGTTACAAATCCTAAAGCATTGGCTATTTTCATGTTATAACACTACAATTCATGATTTGCGTGAGGCAAAGAGCATTTTAACC from Ostrinia nubilalis chromosome 4, ilOstNubi1.1, whole genome shotgun sequence carries:
- the LOC135088644 gene encoding uncharacterized protein LOC135088644 isoform X2, encoding MKLIIVLSLVALRAAAPAGGPRDESIKSPGINSLNNFYILSEINKQNSWLSQKNPVEYTGQFYLAGSDGYTYLVTYTLTSTDNITDYTPPVQGGQGYAPGNLMICTLVGTCG